A single Cellulomonas sp. SLBN-39 DNA region contains:
- the mmsB gene encoding multiple monosaccharide ABC transporter permease, whose translation MTAIAGFREMVTRNFRQSGILIAFVAIVALFSLLNGNFLSPGNLTNIVLQFSYILILAIGMVMVIILGQIDLSVGSVVALTGAVSAVLVIRNGMPWYVGVVAALGVGLLVGIWQGFWVAFVGIPGFIVSLAGMLLFRGLTFRVLDNVSLSPFGGAYYDIANGFQNGLLGGYGVDVFTLVIFAIAVVGYAVSQWRTRRGRVAYQQTVESMPLFVAKIVAVGAVVMWFGYQLAQSRGLPNVLIILAVLILAYTVVTQRSVFGRHIYAIGGNLHAAELSGVKVRQVTFWVFVNMGVLASVAGVVYSSRMNGAQPRAGDMFELDAIAACFIGGASTTGGVGRVTGAMIGALIMAVMSNGMQLMGVPQSIQQVVKGLVLLLAVAFDIYNKRRAGTR comes from the coding sequence ATGACGGCCATCGCCGGCTTCCGCGAGATGGTGACGCGGAACTTCCGCCAGAGCGGCATCCTCATCGCCTTCGTCGCGATCGTGGCGCTCTTCTCGCTGCTCAACGGGAACTTCCTCAGCCCGGGCAACCTGACGAACATCGTCCTGCAGTTCTCGTACATCCTGATCCTGGCCATCGGCATGGTGATGGTGATCATCCTCGGGCAGATCGACCTGTCGGTCGGTTCGGTCGTGGCGCTCACCGGGGCCGTGTCCGCGGTGCTCGTGATCCGCAACGGCATGCCGTGGTACGTCGGCGTGGTGGCCGCCCTCGGGGTGGGACTCCTGGTCGGCATCTGGCAGGGGTTCTGGGTCGCGTTCGTCGGCATCCCCGGCTTCATCGTGTCCCTCGCGGGCATGCTCCTGTTCCGTGGTCTGACCTTCCGGGTGCTCGACAACGTCTCCCTCTCGCCGTTCGGCGGCGCGTACTACGACATCGCGAACGGGTTCCAGAACGGTCTGCTCGGTGGCTACGGCGTCGACGTCTTCACGCTGGTGATCTTCGCGATCGCCGTCGTCGGCTACGCGGTCTCGCAGTGGCGGACCCGGCGCGGGCGCGTGGCGTACCAGCAGACGGTCGAGTCCATGCCGCTGTTCGTCGCCAAGATCGTGGCCGTCGGCGCCGTCGTCATGTGGTTCGGCTACCAGCTCGCGCAGAGCCGCGGCCTGCCGAACGTGCTGATCATCCTCGCCGTCCTGATCCTCGCGTACACGGTGGTCACGCAGCGGTCCGTCTTCGGTCGTCACATCTACGCCATCGGTGGCAACCTGCACGCGGCGGAGCTGTCGGGCGTCAAGGTCCGGCAGGTCACCTTCTGGGTCTTCGTCAACATGGGCGTCCTGGCCTCCGTCGCCGGTGTCGTCTACTCCTCGCGCATGAACGGTGCCCAGCCCCGTGCCGGCGACATGTTCGAGCTCGACGCGATCGCCGCGTGCTTCATCGGCGGTGCGTCGACCACCGGCGGCGTCGGTCGGGTGACCGGCGCGATGATCGGTGCGCTGATCATGGCCGTCATGAGCAACGGCATGCAGCTCATGGGCGTCCCGCAGTCGATCCAGCAGGTGGTCAAGGGCCTCGTGCTCCTGCTCGCCGTGGCGTTCGACATCTACAACAAGCGTCGCGCCGGGACGCGCTGA
- a CDS encoding ROK family transcriptional regulator, which yields MSGSQSSLREANRALIVDAVKRFGGITQVEISGATGLSAATVSSIVKELLAAGVVETRTTTRSGRRAQLVTLARRTGLAAGVQFGHRHLRVVLSDVTHEVVAEQTLPLPSDHRVDTSLDRAALLLVDLTERVGSTLDEVVGIGVGIPAPVEPETGMVSVRGMMRGWDEVPVAHVLAKRLAKPVFVDNDANLGALAESRLGASRFYRDSVYVRASYGTGAGIVIAGQVHRGFAGTAGEIGHVQVDPQGRICRCGSRGCLDTVVGDTALTEPLSASHGPMTLRDVVQRAVDGDPGCRQVVADAGAAIGAVVAGLGMAVNPQCVVVGGELAETGEVLLGPLREAIRRRVLLNQIAPLEVVPAELGARAEVVGAVAMVLQATDVHAGADDLTVG from the coding sequence ATGTCCGGGTCGCAGTCCTCGCTGCGTGAGGCCAACCGTGCCCTCATCGTCGACGCCGTCAAGAGGTTCGGCGGGATCACGCAGGTCGAGATCAGCGGCGCGACCGGCCTGTCGGCCGCCACGGTCTCCTCGATCGTCAAGGAGCTCCTCGCCGCCGGGGTCGTCGAGACCCGCACGACGACCCGCTCGGGCCGCCGTGCCCAGCTCGTCACCCTCGCCCGGCGCACCGGCCTGGCTGCGGGAGTGCAGTTCGGTCACCGCCACCTGCGGGTCGTGCTGTCCGACGTGACGCACGAGGTCGTCGCCGAGCAGACGCTCCCGCTGCCGTCCGACCACCGTGTCGACACGAGCCTCGACCGGGCCGCCCTGCTGCTCGTGGATCTCACCGAACGTGTCGGGTCGACCCTCGACGAGGTCGTCGGCATCGGCGTCGGCATCCCCGCACCCGTCGAGCCCGAGACCGGCATGGTCTCGGTGCGCGGCATGATGCGCGGCTGGGACGAGGTGCCCGTGGCCCACGTCCTGGCCAAACGGCTGGCCAAGCCGGTGTTCGTCGACAACGACGCCAACCTCGGGGCGCTGGCCGAGAGCCGCCTGGGCGCGTCGCGGTTCTACCGGGACTCGGTGTACGTCCGCGCCTCGTACGGCACGGGCGCCGGCATCGTCATCGCCGGTCAGGTGCACCGCGGCTTCGCCGGCACCGCCGGCGAGATCGGGCACGTGCAGGTCGACCCGCAGGGGCGGATCTGCCGCTGCGGCAGCCGCGGCTGCCTCGACACCGTCGTCGGGGACACGGCGCTGACGGAGCCCCTGTCGGCCAGCCACGGTCCCATGACGCTGCGCGACGTCGTGCAGCGCGCCGTAGACGGCGACCCTGGCTGCCGGCAGGTCGTCGCGGACGCGGGCGCCGCCATCGGCGCCGTCGTCGCAGGTCTCGGCATGGCCGTGAACCCCCAGTGCGTGGTGGTCGGGGGGGAGCTGGCGGAGACGGGTGAAGTTCTGCTCGGCCCGCTGCGCGAGGCGATCCGTCGCCGGGTGCTGCTCAACCAGATCGCCCCGCTCGAGGTCGTCCCGGCCGAGCTCGGTGCCCGCGCCGAGGTGGTGGGGGCCGTCGCGATGGTGCTGCAGGCCACGGACGTGCACGCAGGTGCAGACGACCTGACGGTCGGGTGA
- a CDS encoding ATP-binding cassette domain-containing protein → MSADVRVPLLSMRQITKRFGAVEALVGVDLDVHAHEVVALVGDNGAGKSTLAKVVSGVLAPDAGLIELDGQPVTFGSPADAHQAGIATVFQDLALCENLDVTANLFLGRELRRGGVMDDGEMEQVAKRILRDLTSRIPSVRTPLAHLSAGQRQSVAIARTLIGSPRLVVLDEPTAALSVAQTAEVLMHIERLRHLGLGVILISHNMNDVLAVADRVEVLRHGRNNGSFEARRTSHEEILGAITGATRLDHPVHALR, encoded by the coding sequence ATGAGTGCCGACGTGCGCGTCCCGCTCCTGTCGATGCGGCAGATCACGAAGCGGTTCGGTGCCGTCGAGGCGCTGGTCGGGGTGGACCTCGACGTCCATGCCCACGAGGTCGTCGCCCTGGTGGGCGACAACGGGGCGGGCAAGTCCACGCTCGCGAAGGTCGTCTCGGGCGTGCTGGCCCCCGACGCGGGCCTCATCGAGCTCGACGGCCAGCCCGTGACCTTCGGGTCGCCCGCGGACGCGCACCAGGCCGGCATCGCGACGGTCTTCCAGGACCTCGCGCTGTGCGAGAACCTCGACGTGACCGCCAACCTCTTCCTCGGCCGCGAGCTGCGCCGCGGCGGTGTCATGGACGACGGCGAGATGGAGCAGGTCGCCAAGCGGATCCTGCGCGACCTGACCAGCCGCATCCCGTCGGTCCGCACACCGCTGGCGCACCTGTCCGCCGGGCAGCGGCAGTCCGTCGCGATCGCGCGCACGCTCATCGGCTCGCCGCGCCTGGTGGTGCTGGACGAGCCGACGGCGGCCCTGTCGGTGGCGCAGACCGCCGAGGTGCTCATGCACATCGAGCGGCTGCGGCACCTCGGGCTCGGGGTGATCCTCATCTCCCACAACATGAACGACGTGCTCGCCGTGGCAGACCGGGTCGAGGTGCTGCGGCACGGGCGCAACAACGGCTCGTTCGAGGCCCGTCGCACCAGCCACGAGGAGATCCTCGGTGCGATCACGGGCGCCACGCGCCTCGACCACCCGGTGCACGCGCTGCGCTGA
- a CDS encoding sugar-binding protein, with translation MRRRITMAVATGAVLVLGLAACGGGDDGDAPGGDETTAAPTATVGIAMPTKTSERWIRDGDALVAELEELGYEADLNFADDDVELQLEQIDAMIEADVDAIVVAAIDGTSLGEQLEAAEAAGIPVIAYDRLLRDTGDLDFYVTFDNYAVGVAQAKALLAGLGLVDWAGVPTDTAPTGPLNVELFAGSLDDNNAFFFWQGAIDTLEPYFEDGTLVVKSGQTEIEQTAILRWSEDGAKARMDELLAAHYSDGSEIAAVLSPYDGISRGIITSLQEAGMGPTLADGLPVVTGQDAEAASVLLMQEGVQSSTVFKDTRRLAHFAALAVESYVNGEEPEPNDTTSYDNGVEVVPAYLLDVESVYLEDITTQLLDSGYLTQEQIDAGSAG, from the coding sequence ATGCGACGCAGGATCACCATGGCGGTGGCGACCGGGGCGGTGCTCGTCCTCGGGCTCGCGGCCTGTGGCGGTGGTGACGACGGCGACGCTCCCGGCGGCGACGAGACGACGGCGGCCCCGACCGCGACCGTCGGCATCGCGATGCCGACGAAGACCTCCGAGCGGTGGATCCGGGACGGTGACGCGCTCGTCGCCGAGCTCGAGGAGCTCGGGTACGAGGCGGACCTGAACTTCGCGGACGACGACGTGGAGCTCCAGCTCGAGCAGATCGACGCGATGATCGAGGCCGACGTCGACGCGATCGTCGTCGCCGCGATCGACGGCACCTCGCTGGGGGAGCAGCTCGAGGCCGCGGAGGCCGCGGGCATCCCGGTCATCGCCTACGACCGTCTGCTCCGTGACACGGGCGACCTCGACTTCTACGTCACGTTCGACAACTACGCCGTGGGCGTCGCGCAGGCCAAGGCGCTGCTGGCCGGCCTCGGCCTGGTCGACTGGGCGGGCGTGCCCACCGACACCGCGCCGACGGGCCCGCTGAACGTCGAGCTGTTCGCCGGGTCGCTCGACGACAACAACGCGTTCTTCTTCTGGCAGGGCGCGATCGACACCCTCGAGCCGTACTTCGAGGACGGCACGCTGGTCGTGAAGTCCGGCCAGACGGAGATCGAGCAGACCGCGATCCTGCGCTGGTCCGAGGACGGCGCGAAGGCCCGCATGGACGAGCTGCTGGCCGCGCACTACTCCGACGGGTCCGAGATCGCCGCGGTGCTCTCGCCCTACGACGGCATCTCCCGAGGGATCATCACGTCCCTCCAGGAGGCCGGCATGGGCCCGACGCTGGCCGACGGTCTGCCCGTCGTGACCGGTCAGGACGCCGAGGCCGCGTCCGTCCTGCTCATGCAGGAGGGTGTGCAGTCCTCGACGGTCTTCAAGGACACCCGCCGCCTCGCGCACTTCGCGGCCCTCGCGGTCGAGTCGTACGTCAACGGCGAGGAGCCGGAGCCGAACGACACCACGTCCTACGACAACGGCGTGGAGGTCGTCCCGGCGTACCTGCTCGACGTGGAGTCCGTGTACCTCGAGGACATCACCACGCAGCTGCTGGACTCGGGCTACCTGACCCAGGAGCAGATCGACGCCGGGTCGGCGGGCTGA
- a CDS encoding aromatic ring-opening dioxygenase LigA, whose amino-acid sequence MTTADDLTTRTSTSTSSSTPPDHPAPARGGAPHLLGTLLVVLGLLMALGGAGTWAAVSVGLASENVVVADTAPAFVGATLDTPWEAWAQTEAIRTDILAATDGRLYADMDREDPMRDMVATGTFLRASLLTSVVAFGVALALVGVGLGFVLGGVGLRRLAARTAA is encoded by the coding sequence ATGACCACCGCGGACGACCTGACCACCCGCACCTCCACCAGCACCTCCTCCAGCACGCCCCCCGACCACCCCGCACCCGCGCGGGGTGGCGCACCGCACCTGCTGGGCACCCTGCTCGTCGTCCTCGGGCTGCTCATGGCCCTCGGCGGCGCCGGCACGTGGGCCGCCGTCTCCGTCGGCCTCGCCAGCGAGAACGTCGTCGTGGCCGACACCGCGCCCGCCTTCGTCGGCGCCACGCTCGACACCCCCTGGGAGGCGTGGGCGCAGACCGAGGCGATCCGCACGGACATCCTCGCGGCGACCGACGGCCGCCTCTACGCGGACATGGACCGCGAGGACCCGATGCGCGACATGGTCGCCACCGGCACCTTCCTGCGTGCCTCGCTGCTGACCTCCGTCGTGGCGTTCGGCGTGGCCCTGGCCCTCGTGGGCGTCGGCCTCGGGTTCGTCCTCGGCGGCGTCGGGCTGCGCCGCCTCGCGGCCCGCACGGCAGCCTGA
- a CDS encoding PHB depolymerase family esterase, whose protein sequence is MRTRTQDRRGRRARVVAALALVAGLAAGAGSLATAPPAQAASLVEVQNFGTNPSGLRMHVYAPDTLPPDPALLVVVHWCTGSAQAVFDGTQYDELAQRYGYVVVYPSANRPGSCFDVSSSAALTRDGGSDPQGIVQMVRWAQQRYGTDPARTAVTGISSGGMTTQLLLAEYPDVFSAGSAFAGVPATCFATTSPPPGTTQQAPWSSQCSTGALDLTPAQWGARVRALNPGYTGPRPRVQLWHGALDDVLAYANHREAVEQWTDVLGLSATPSVTDRPAANQVRARYGGTGDRAPLEATTFEGVGHNLPVDTAAVLRFLGLDGTAPTPTPTPTPTPTPTVSPTPPPTPTPTPTATPTASPTPSPTPTAGPAPTCRVEFAVHAWPSGLTASITLTNLSNQPLQGWTLTWDAPAGQQVVQAWSATVTQSGTRVTASHAPWNATVAPRASQQLGLNASHTGDASAPRAVWLDGRPCTVG, encoded by the coding sequence ATGCGCACGCGGACGCAGGACCGACGAGGACGGCGCGCACGCGTCGTCGCCGCACTGGCGCTGGTCGCCGGGCTCGCCGCGGGGGCGGGCTCCCTCGCCACGGCACCGCCCGCGCAGGCGGCGTCGCTCGTCGAGGTCCAGAACTTCGGCACCAACCCGTCCGGGCTGCGGATGCACGTCTACGCACCCGACACCCTCCCCCCCGACCCGGCGCTGCTCGTGGTCGTGCACTGGTGCACCGGCAGCGCGCAGGCCGTGTTCGACGGTACGCAGTACGACGAGCTCGCGCAGCGGTACGGCTACGTGGTGGTCTACCCGTCGGCGAACCGGCCGGGGTCGTGCTTCGACGTGTCGTCGTCCGCCGCCCTGACCCGCGACGGCGGGTCCGACCCGCAGGGCATCGTGCAGATGGTGCGGTGGGCGCAGCAGCGGTACGGCACCGACCCCGCGCGCACGGCCGTCACGGGCATCTCCTCGGGCGGGATGACGACGCAGCTCCTGCTCGCCGAGTACCCCGACGTGTTCTCCGCGGGGTCGGCCTTCGCCGGGGTGCCCGCGACGTGCTTCGCGACGACGTCGCCACCCCCGGGGACGACGCAGCAGGCGCCGTGGAGCTCGCAGTGCTCGACGGGGGCGCTCGACCTCACGCCCGCGCAGTGGGGCGCGCGCGTGCGGGCCCTCAACCCCGGGTACACCGGCCCGCGTCCGCGGGTCCAGCTCTGGCACGGGGCCCTCGACGACGTGCTGGCCTACGCCAACCACCGCGAGGCCGTCGAGCAGTGGACGGACGTGCTGGGCCTGTCGGCCACGCCGTCCGTAACGGACCGCCCCGCCGCGAACCAGGTGCGGGCGCGGTACGGGGGCACCGGGGACCGGGCGCCGCTCGAGGCGACCACGTTCGAGGGCGTCGGGCACAACCTGCCCGTCGACACGGCGGCCGTGCTGCGCTTCCTCGGCCTGGACGGCACGGCACCGACGCCTACGCCCACGCCCACGCCCACGCCCACGCCCACCGTCTCGCCCACCCCTCCCCCCACGCCCACGCCGACTCCCACGGCGACGCCGACCGCCTCGCCGACGCCGAGCCCGACGCCCACAGCCGGCCCGGCGCCGACGTGCCGGGTCGAGTTCGCCGTGCACGCCTGGCCGTCGGGCCTGACGGCGTCGATCACGCTCACCAACCTGTCGAACCAGCCGCTGCAGGGCTGGACCCTGACCTGGGACGCGCCGGCCGGGCAGCAGGTCGTGCAGGCCTGGAGCGCCACCGTGACGCAGTCCGGCACCCGGGTGACCGCGAGCCACGCGCCGTGGAACGCGACCGTGGCACCCCGCGCGTCGCAGCAGCTCGGGCTCAACGCCTCGCACACCGGCGACGCGTCGGCACCGCGGGCGGTGTGGCTGGACGGTCGCCCCTGCACGGTCGGGTGA